In a single window of the Hoyosella subflava DQS3-9A1 genome:
- a CDS encoding ribonuclease Z, whose amino-acid sequence MSALELIVLGTASAVPTRQRNHNGYFVRWGAQGYLFDPGEGTQQQMSRAGLSAHNLTQVCITHFHGDHCLGLPGVIQRIARDGVPHPVEVAYPAAGEEYFQRLRRASEFQPTDVIKARPLEGPSPAPFGDPPITALPLRHSIPVYGYRIEEPVKTHMRADALAARGVAGPSVGELKAKGTLVTSAGEVLALADYSYRERGRSFAIVMDTGVCAGAAALAKGVDMLLIEATYLSSESALAAKYRHLTARQAARIAAEAGVRKLVLTHFSERYTAQGFERFAAEAAEEFSGDIVIANDLDRIGFPAR is encoded by the coding sequence GTGTCCGCGCTCGAGCTGATCGTACTCGGTACCGCAAGCGCGGTACCGACGCGGCAGCGCAACCACAACGGCTACTTTGTCCGATGGGGCGCACAGGGCTACTTGTTTGACCCGGGTGAGGGCACGCAGCAGCAAATGTCACGTGCTGGACTGTCCGCGCACAACCTCACGCAGGTGTGTATCACGCACTTCCACGGCGACCACTGCCTGGGACTGCCCGGCGTGATTCAGCGGATCGCCCGCGACGGTGTGCCTCATCCCGTGGAGGTCGCTTATCCCGCTGCGGGCGAGGAGTACTTCCAGCGGCTCCGCCGTGCCAGCGAGTTTCAGCCGACCGATGTGATTAAAGCGCGGCCGCTCGAAGGCCCGAGTCCCGCGCCGTTCGGCGATCCACCGATCACCGCGCTGCCGCTGCGCCACAGCATCCCGGTGTATGGCTATCGCATCGAGGAGCCGGTGAAGACGCACATGCGCGCGGACGCGCTCGCAGCGAGAGGGGTCGCAGGCCCTAGCGTGGGTGAACTCAAAGCCAAGGGCACTCTCGTTACGTCCGCCGGTGAAGTACTTGCGCTCGCCGACTACAGCTACCGTGAGCGCGGGCGCTCCTTCGCCATCGTCATGGATACCGGCGTGTGCGCAGGTGCGGCCGCTCTCGCCAAGGGCGTCGACATGCTCTTAATCGAAGCAACGTATCTGTCATCGGAATCTGCCCTGGCGGCAAAGTACCGTCACCTGACGGCCCGGCAGGCCGCGCGTATCGCTGCCGAGGCTGGCGTCCGGAAACTCGTGCTGACGCACTTCTCGGAACGCTACACAGCTCAAGGATTTGAGCGTTTTGCTGCCGAAGCAGCCGAGGAGTTCAGCGGTGACATCGTCATCGCTAACGACCTTGACCGGATCGGTTTTCCGGCGCGTTAG